In one window of Candidatus Bathyarchaeota archaeon DNA:
- a CDS encoding aminodeoxychorismate/anthranilate synthase component II, whose translation MKVLVIDNYDSFVYNLVQYVGELGGAPVVYRNDQITLEEAIQMNPDKIVISPGPGDPQDPKYFGVCSGILRRMSPTVPTLGVCLGHQGIIATYGGKVIRARKVVHGKPSIITHDGKGLFKGIENPLEATRYHSLVGEKGSIPDCLEVTAVSLDDSEIMGVRHVEFPIEGVQFHPESILTTSGKRIITNFLEM comes from the coding sequence CTGAAGGTCCTCGTAATCGATAACTATGACTCCTTCGTCTACAACCTCGTCCAGTACGTAGGGGAGCTTGGAGGAGCCCCCGTTGTCTACAGGAACGATCAGATAACCCTCGAGGAGGCGATACAGATGAACCCTGACAAGATAGTCATCTCTCCAGGGCCTGGTGACCCTCAGGACCCCAAGTATTTCGGGGTCTGCTCGGGGATCCTAAGGAGGATGAGCCCCACGGTCCCCACCCTAGGCGTCTGTCTGGGCCACCAGGGAATCATTGCAACTTATGGTGGAAAGGTGATTAGGGCCAGAAAGGTGGTACACGGCAAACCCAGTATCATCACGCATGACGGGAAGGGCCTTTTTAAGGGAATCGAGAATCCCCTGGAGGCAACACGCTATCACTCCCTTGTCGGGGAAAAAGGTTCTATCCCAGACTGTCTTGAAGTGACCGCGGTATCCCTTGATGACAGTGAAATCATGGGCGTCAGGCACGTTGAGTTCCCAATAGAGGGGGTCCAGTTCCACCCTGAATCTATTCTTACAACTAGCGGGAAGAGGATAATTACCAATTTCCTGGAGATGTAA
- the trpE gene encoding anthranilate synthase component I, translating to MKVQNLKQPLKVNLVKLSFSNSPIEIFTKISKRCHYAYLLESIEGPEKLAQYSFIGFNPRLIITVKGRKAVIKNMRSGERRVENTSDPLDIVKKTLEGRASTFQRFRLVGGAVGFITYDAIRHWEKLPSNAIDDLGFPDLEMGVYDDGIIFDHVEGKEYYCYTDEYRLGEINSLLKEPNDFAPIKFKKPMTNISMEDYMAAVAKAKEHIAAGDIFQVVPSKRFEFGFKGDLIAFYRSLREINPSPYMYYLKMGDRQVIGSSPEMLVRVDGDTVDTFPIAGTCPRVDDPVENKRLAEELISDPKERAEHVMLVDLGRNDIGKVAKYGSVHLPEYMQVHQYSHVQHIVTQVRGTLREEMDSYDALRAVFPAGTVSGAPKVRAMEIIDELEPTRRGPYAGAVGYFSYNGNADFAITIRTLVAIGNRATIQAGGGIVADSDPEKEWYETEHKAAALLKALEAAGGNDS from the coding sequence GTGAAGGTTCAGAATCTGAAGCAACCACTAAAGGTGAATCTAGTCAAGCTTTCATTCAGTAACTCCCCCATTGAGATCTTCACAAAGATCTCTAAGCGGTGCCACTATGCCTATCTGTTAGAATCCATCGAGGGCCCTGAGAAGCTGGCGCAGTACTCATTCATCGGGTTCAATCCGCGTCTCATTATCACTGTTAAGGGGCGCAAAGCGGTCATCAAGAATATGAGGTCAGGGGAGAGAAGGGTCGAGAATACCTCCGACCCCTTGGATATAGTAAAAAAAACCCTCGAGGGGAGGGCGTCGACATTCCAGAGGTTCAGGCTCGTGGGGGGAGCCGTGGGCTTCATCACATATGATGCAATAAGGCATTGGGAGAAACTCCCCTCTAATGCTATAGACGATTTGGGTTTCCCTGACTTGGAGATGGGGGTCTACGATGATGGGATCATCTTTGACCATGTGGAGGGGAAAGAATACTACTGCTACACTGATGAATACCGCCTTGGAGAGATCAATAGTCTCCTCAAGGAGCCCAACGACTTCGCTCCCATTAAGTTCAAGAAGCCGATGACGAACATATCCATGGAAGACTACATGGCAGCCGTGGCCAAGGCAAAAGAGCACATCGCCGCGGGTGACATATTTCAGGTGGTTCCCTCCAAGCGCTTCGAGTTTGGGTTTAAGGGCGACCTGATTGCGTTCTATCGGAGCCTCAGGGAGATCAACCCCTCGCCTTACATGTACTATTTGAAGATGGGGGACCGTCAGGTCATAGGTTCGAGTCCCGAAATGCTGGTAAGGGTCGATGGGGACACCGTTGACACCTTCCCCATAGCGGGGACCTGTCCTAGAGTAGATGACCCTGTTGAGAACAAGCGTCTCGCAGAAGAGCTCATATCAGACCCTAAGGAGCGGGCGGAGCATGTGATGCTCGTAGACCTCGGGAGGAACGATATCGGCAAGGTTGCCAAGTACGGTAGCGTTCACCTACCAGAGTACATGCAGGTCCACCAGTACAGTCACGTCCAGCACATCGTGACCCAGGTCAGGGGCACCCTCCGAGAGGAGATGGACAGCTACGACGCCTTGAGAGCCGTTTTCCCCGCAGGCACCGTTTCTGGCGCCCCTAAAGTAAGGGCCATGGAGATCATAGATGAATTAGAGCCAACTAGACGGGGTCCCTACGCCGGCGCCGTGGGCTACTTTAGCTATAACGGAAATGCGGATTTCGCCATCACGATAAGAACCCTAGTCGCCATTGGGAATAGAGCTACCATTCAGGCAGGCGGAGGCATCGTGGCTGACTCGGACCCGGAGAAGGAATGGTATGAGACGGAACACAAAGCTGCAGCACTTTTAAAGGCACTCGAGGCTGCAGGAGGTAATGACAGCTGA
- the trpD gene encoding anthranilate phosphoribosyltransferase: MIRKTIGKLVEKQSLSFEEAKETMEEIMSGKATDSQIGSFLTALRMKEETIAEISAFASAMRKYCHKISPKVNGRLVDTCGTGGDKMDTFNISTTAAFVASGAGVKIAKHGNRSVTSLCGSADVLQRLGLNLALGPDEVKRSIEEVGIGFMFAPAFHPAMKHAIGPRKELGLRTVFNILGPLTNPAGASAQLIGVYDPALTEPLAKVLERLGSEEAMVVHGLDSLDEISTVGATKISWLRDQEIRTFEAMPGDFGVKQVSSEEIRGAGPDENAELTYRILNDLEGSKDPKTEIVLVNGAAGIVIGGKADDFMSGMEVAREAIGSGGAYNKLKTLVKTSGGDISRLEELEDRYG; this comes from the coding sequence GTGATCAGGAAAACAATCGGAAAATTGGTTGAGAAACAAAGTCTCTCCTTCGAGGAGGCTAAGGAAACCATGGAAGAGATCATGTCAGGGAAGGCAACGGATTCCCAGATAGGATCATTCCTAACAGCGCTTAGGATGAAGGAAGAGACTATAGCGGAGATATCCGCCTTCGCCTCAGCCATGAGGAAGTATTGTCATAAGATTAGCCCCAAAGTTAACGGACGCTTGGTAGATACCTGTGGCACAGGTGGGGACAAGATGGACACGTTCAACATCAGCACCACCGCAGCATTTGTCGCTTCAGGGGCTGGTGTGAAAATCGCGAAGCATGGAAACCGTTCGGTCACAAGCCTATGTGGTAGCGCGGACGTACTCCAGAGGCTAGGGCTCAACCTCGCCTTAGGCCCGGATGAGGTTAAAAGGTCAATAGAGGAGGTGGGTATAGGCTTCATGTTTGCACCAGCTTTTCACCCTGCGATGAAACACGCAATTGGGCCTAGGAAGGAGCTAGGCCTCAGAACTGTCTTCAACATCCTAGGCCCCCTCACCAACCCGGCTGGAGCATCAGCACAGCTTATTGGCGTCTACGACCCGGCTCTTACTGAACCCCTTGCAAAGGTCCTAGAACGCTTGGGGAGTGAGGAAGCTATGGTGGTCCACGGTCTCGACAGCTTGGACGAGATCTCAACTGTAGGAGCCACAAAGATCTCCTGGCTGAGGGACCAAGAGATTAGGACCTTCGAGGCGATGCCCGGGGACTTTGGAGTGAAGCAGGTTAGTTCGGAAGAGATTAGGGGAGCAGGTCCAGATGAGAACGCCGAGCTCACATACAGGATACTCAATGATCTCGAGGGGTCTAAAGATCCTAAGACAGAGATCGTATTGGTGAACGGCGCGGCGGGGATAGTCATCGGCGGGAAGGCGGATGACTTTATGAGCGGGATGGAAGTGGCCCGGGAGGCGATCGGGAGTGGAGGGGCTTACAATAAGCTCAAGACTCTTGTGAAGACATCTGGCGGAGATATATCTAGGCTTGAGGAGCTCGAGGACAGGTATGGGTGA
- a CDS encoding indole-3-glycerol-phosphate synthase, giving the protein MGDFLDILAADAKKTVSKGYYQVDHKTRHSGLSLKDTIEKCQTNAVISEIKKTSPSLGLIRTDINPAEMALEMVNGGATGISVLTEPIHFNGELNSIRKVRGAVQVPILMKDIIIDTEQIEAASSTQADVILLIKALFERGHSAYGLDEMISLAHEKGLEVLLETHTEKEFRRALQSDADMIGINNRNLKTLEVDLGVTERILESIHPEDKIIVSESGVKTPQDLLRLKETGARAFLIGSALMQTRDIRETVKRFVKA; this is encoded by the coding sequence ATGGGTGATTTTTTAGATATCCTTGCAGCTGATGCAAAAAAAACGGTATCAAAAGGTTACTACCAGGTTGACCACAAGACTCGCCACTCCGGACTAAGCCTGAAGGATACCATTGAGAAATGCCAGACGAATGCCGTCATCTCAGAGATTAAAAAGACCTCCCCCTCTCTAGGCTTAATAAGGACCGATATCAATCCCGCAGAAATGGCGCTGGAGATGGTTAACGGAGGGGCTACCGGGATCTCCGTGCTCACAGAGCCGATCCATTTTAATGGGGAATTAAATTCGATACGTAAAGTCAGAGGGGCGGTTCAGGTACCCATTCTGATGAAGGACATTATCATTGATACAGAGCAGATTGAGGCCGCTTCCAGTACACAAGCAGATGTGATTCTACTCATAAAAGCCCTCTTCGAAAGAGGGCATAGCGCATATGGGCTCGATGAGATGATTTCCTTGGCCCACGAAAAGGGTCTAGAAGTACTCTTAGAAACCCACACGGAAAAGGAGTTTAGGAGAGCTCTGCAAAGCGACGCGGATATGATCGGGATAAACAATAGAAACCTAAAGACTCTAGAGGTAGACCTTGGAGTGACTGAGAGGATCCTTGAGAGCATCCATCCAGAAGATAAAATAATAGTAAGCGAAAGTGGCGTCAAGACTCCGCAAGACCTTCTTCGCCTGAAGGAAACCGGCGCCCGGGCTTTCCTCATTGGCTCGGCATTGATGCAGACTAGGGATATAAGGGAAACTGTAAAGAGGTTCGTCAAAGCTTGA
- the trpA gene encoding tryptophan synthase subunit alpha: MELEGTLSRLRDRSEGAFMPHVYYGDPTPLFSQQLIKTLADNGADLIELGIPFSDPTADGPTFQAACERSLAMGTTPSKCILGIQQLREAGIKQPIIVTTYYNIPYNMGVGKFLEEIGSAGAQGVIVPNLPFEEAEEMLEEGGKKGIHVILQVAPTTTESRLRRISEKASGFLYVMNVEGVTGARDSVSRSTLKLIKRVRRYTEIPLMAGFGISRGDQAKALMAAGADGVIAGSVFAKIYEKRTRMPEATLEEVAELSIRIKKGCINGYPRKG; encoded by the coding sequence ATGGAACTTGAGGGAACGCTGTCAAGACTCAGAGATCGTAGCGAAGGTGCGTTCATGCCGCACGTCTATTATGGAGACCCGACTCCTCTTTTCTCTCAGCAGTTGATAAAGACTCTCGCTGACAATGGAGCTGACCTCATCGAGTTGGGTATACCTTTTTCAGATCCCACGGCCGATGGGCCTACATTCCAAGCTGCTTGCGAGAGATCCCTTGCTATGGGAACCACTCCCTCAAAGTGCATACTGGGAATACAACAGCTGAGGGAAGCAGGAATAAAGCAACCAATCATAGTTACGACCTATTATAACATTCCCTACAATATGGGCGTCGGTAAATTCTTGGAGGAAATAGGGTCAGCAGGGGCCCAAGGAGTCATCGTCCCCAATCTCCCCTTTGAAGAAGCAGAGGAGATGTTGGAAGAGGGAGGAAAGAAGGGGATACATGTGATTCTTCAAGTAGCTCCTACCACGACTGAGTCCAGACTTAGGCGTATTTCGGAAAAAGCCTCCGGATTCCTCTACGTCATGAACGTCGAGGGGGTCACGGGAGCCAGGGATTCCGTCAGCAGATCAACCCTGAAGCTCATCAAGAGAGTGCGAAGGTACACTGAAATCCCGCTTATGGCCGGTTTTGGCATATCGAGGGGCGATCAAGCAAAGGCTCTCATGGCTGCGGGTGCTGACGGTGTCATCGCTGGAAGCGTCTTCGCTAAGATATACGAGAAAAGAACCAGGATGCCTGAAGCTACCCTCGAAGAAGTGGCGGAGCTTTCCATACGAATAAAGAAAGGATGCATTAACGGTTACCCTAGAAAAGGATAG
- a CDS encoding phosphoribosylanthranilate isomerase, whose amino-acid sequence MKIRIKICGITRDEDLVAAIGAGADAIGFVVGVPTSKRNLSPEKAASLVRQVPVFTSSVLVMVPNTLSDLTETYDRVRPDILQIHGKGVPKVAEIRQAIPGATLIKGIRSEPGRVLKAAEEAWGFDAVLLDTFIPGKHGGTGITNDWWIGKKIRENIGPERLILAGGLTPINIWEAIQTVRPYAVDVSTGVESSPGIKDHEKIASFIGKVKEIEL is encoded by the coding sequence TTGAAGATCAGAATTAAGATCTGTGGAATCACCCGGGACGAGGACCTAGTTGCAGCTATAGGTGCTGGAGCAGACGCTATAGGATTCGTCGTTGGTGTCCCCACGTCCAAGCGAAATCTCTCTCCCGAAAAGGCGGCGAGTCTCGTAAGGCAGGTCCCTGTGTTCACCTCTAGCGTCCTAGTGATGGTTCCTAACACTCTTAGCGACCTCACAGAGACATATGATAGAGTCAGGCCGGATATTCTCCAAATACACGGGAAAGGCGTTCCTAAGGTTGCGGAGATTAGGCAGGCGATCCCAGGAGCCACTCTGATAAAAGGTATTAGATCAGAGCCGGGAAGGGTGTTGAAAGCTGCGGAAGAAGCATGGGGATTTGATGCGGTTCTGCTGGATACATTCATCCCCGGAAAACACGGAGGAACCGGAATCACTAATGACTGGTGGATTGGCAAAAAGATTAGAGAAAACATAGGCCCAGAGAGGCTCATACTGGCTGGAGGGCTAACCCCAATAAACATTTGGGAAGCTATCCAGACAGTAAGACCCTATGCGGTAGATGTCAGTACAGGGGTTGAATCGAGCCCCGGAATCAAAGACCATGAAAAGATCGCGTCGTTTATTGGAAAAGTAAAGGAGATCGAACTATGA
- the trpB gene encoding tryptophan synthase subunit beta, with product MRKGRYGRYGGQYVSEILMPALIELEEAYERIIPNTEFQEEYQKLLKDYGGRPTPLYHAERLSEEVGCRVYLKREDLVSGGSHKLNNTLGQALLAKKMGKRRVITETAAGQHGIATIMAAKVCGLEVQVFMGVKDIRRQASNVRIMKLLGAEIVPVDIGNGVLKDAVSDTLREWASCSGDTLYLMGSTVGPHPFPLIVADFQSVIGKESKQQFLEKEKELPDAVIAAGSGGSNALGMFKAFTGDKGVRLYFIEGGGEGLGAENSAAAFQLGRPGIIHGALMQVLQDEQGQVMPSKTRSAGLNYPARGPEISHLCEIGRVKAGYSFDVDVFDAVVTMAKMEGMIPALETAHAVAYMMKHKEEFENDAAIILNYSGRGDKDIDTIMRHIYGT from the coding sequence ATGAGGAAGGGAAGATACGGGAGATATGGGGGACAATATGTAAGCGAAATCCTTATGCCCGCCTTAATAGAGCTGGAGGAAGCTTACGAACGGATAATCCCGAACACCGAATTCCAAGAAGAGTATCAAAAGCTCCTGAAAGACTACGGGGGGAGGCCGACCCCCCTCTATCACGCCGAGAGGTTGAGCGAAGAAGTCGGCTGCAGGGTCTACCTGAAGAGGGAAGATCTTGTCAGTGGCGGCTCCCACAAACTCAACAATACCCTTGGCCAAGCTCTGCTTGCCAAGAAGATGGGGAAGAGAAGGGTAATCACCGAGACAGCCGCAGGGCAACACGGGATCGCCACCATTATGGCCGCGAAAGTATGTGGCTTGGAGGTTCAGGTCTTCATGGGTGTGAAGGACATCAGGCGACAAGCCAGTAACGTGAGGATAATGAAGCTCCTCGGGGCAGAGATTGTCCCCGTAGATATAGGTAACGGTGTATTGAAGGACGCAGTCTCGGATACTTTGAGAGAGTGGGCGTCATGTTCCGGGGACACCCTCTACCTGATGGGGTCCACTGTAGGGCCTCACCCCTTTCCCTTGATTGTGGCGGATTTCCAATCCGTCATCGGGAAGGAATCCAAGCAGCAGTTTCTTGAAAAGGAAAAGGAGCTTCCCGATGCGGTCATCGCAGCAGGGAGCGGAGGGAGTAACGCCTTGGGAATGTTCAAGGCTTTCACTGGGGACAAGGGGGTCAGACTCTACTTCATTGAAGGGGGCGGAGAAGGGCTTGGGGCGGAAAACAGCGCAGCAGCCTTCCAGTTAGGGAGGCCGGGAATCATCCACGGCGCCCTTATGCAGGTCCTCCAAGACGAGCAGGGACAGGTGATGCCATCAAAGACCAGATCGGCCGGTCTGAACTATCCTGCTAGGGGCCCTGAAATATCCCATCTCTGTGAGATAGGCCGGGTTAAGGCAGGCTATTCCTTTGATGTCGACGTTTTTGATGCCGTCGTGACGATGGCTAAGATGGAGGGGATGATCCCCGCCCTCGAGACTGCCCACGCCGTGGCTTATATGATGAAGCATAAAGAGGAGTTCGAGAATGATGCTGCTATAATCTTGAATTACTCGGGACGGGGCGACAAGGATATTGACACAATTATGAGGCATATTTATGGAACTTGA